Part of the Virgibacillus natechei genome is shown below.
GAGTAGTATTTTACAGCTCGGCGTTTCCAGTCAAGTGGGGTCAAATTGGCAAAAATAGAAAACAACTCCTTTTTAATTTTTGTTATAAATATTCTGTTATTTTAAAAGATATCGTTTACAATTAAAATAGTAATCTAATTGATTGCTACTTGCAAGTAGAATATATTTTATAACACAGCTTGCTCTTCTTCTGTCATATCCGTAATCAGCATATGCCCAGGCGCATGTGTTATTACAATATCTGGTTTACTATCCATTACAACAGCTTGGGGTGTTACACCACATGCCCAGAACACTGGTACTTCGCCTTCGTGTATAGTAACAGCATCTCCATAATCAGGTTTGCCTAAATCTGTAATTCCGATTGCATCCGGATCACCAATATGAACAGGGGCACCATGAACACTCGGAAATCGTGATGTGATCTGTACAGCCCGTATTGCCTCTGCTGGTTTCATCGGTCTCATCGAAACGACCATTGGACCGTTGAATATGCCAGAGGATTCACATGGAATATTCGTGCGGTACATCGATACGTTTCGCTCTTCTTCTATATAACGAAGCGGGATTCCGTTATCTTGAAGCGCTTTTTCAAACGTAAAACTGCATCCAATTAAAAAGGAAACGAAATCATCACGCCAATAGCTGGATATATCCGTTTCTTCTTTTACCATTTTACCATTTTGATAAATACGGTATTTCGGGACATCCGTCCGCAAATCAGCACCTGCCGCAATCTTAGAAGGGGTTGGAGATCCTGCATCTGTTACTTCGAGTAGCGGGCAGGATTTTGGATTACGAACACAAAATAAGAGAAAGTCAAAAGCATATTTCTTAGGCAGGATTACTAGATTAGCTTGCGTATATCCTGAGGCCAAACCCGTCGTCGGTTTTGACCATTCACCCATACGTATGGATTTTCTAACCTGCTCTACATCTTCATTCATTTTGTTTCCTCCCTCTATATAATTCGTTTTTCTTAAATTCGCTCCTTTATTTATAAGCACCCACACTCAGAATCCGCAACAACTTCTCCTGCTGCACATACAACGCTTGTGCCTCTTCAACGCTTATAGCTGCAAATTGGATTTTCGTCCCTGGAAGGGATTGAACCACATGTGGCAGATCTATAGAAATAACCGTAGCAATCCTTGTATACCCGCCTGTCGTTTGACGGTCGGCGAGCAAGATAATCGGTTCTCCATTTGCCGGTACTTGAATCGTCCCTGGAAAAACAGCATCTGATATAATATCCGCACCGAACACATGAGATAGTTTCGGTCCAGTCAGTCGATACCCCATACGATCTGATTTTGTTGTTACCTGATAGCTTTCGGAGAGAAAAGTTTGTGTACTTTGCTCATCAAAAGCCTTGTGATCAGGTCCTAATACAACTCTTATTTTTCCGTCTGCCTTGTAATTCGGGATCATTCCAGGAGATAAAGAAAGCCCTGAACGCCTTTTTAATGAAGCCTCCAAATAATTGCCGCTATTTAAGCGATCGCCTTTTTGTAAATTCCTGCCGTGAAAACCTCCCAATTCCGCTTTGGTATAGGTTGCTCTACTTCCCATAACAATCGGCGTATCCACACCGCCTGCCACAGTTATATAAGCATAGCCTCCGTCTTTTGATTGACCGAATTGTAATGTTTGTCCAGCTTTTACAAAAATAGATGTCCATAATGGGATTTCCAATCCGTCAAGTTTTGGTGACAAATCCGCCCCGCAAATTGCCAGAACAGTATCCTTGATAATACGAAGTTCCGGCCCCATGATGACGATTTCCAGCCCTGCTGCCGCGCGCGGGTTGCCAACTAAACTATTTCCGACCTGGAGCGCAAAATCATCCATTGCTCCTGATACCACGACGCCATACTGCTGAAAACCCGTACGTCCTAAGTCTTGAACAGAAGTGGCAAGTCCTGGTTTTATTACTTCAAACACCGTGTTTACCATATTAAGTCCCTACTCTTCTTATTTCTATACCTTGTTTCCTTAATCCATCACGTAATTGCTTTACAAATTCCAGTGACTTGTCCTCATCTCCGTGCACACAAACCGTATCAGCTTTAATCGGTATATCAGATCCGTCCACCGTCTCTACTTTTCCTTCTGTTACCATGCGAATCACACGACTTACCGCTTCGCCGGGATCTTCAATCATCGCATTTGCTTCTGTTCTTGTTGTCAGCGATCCATCTGGTTGATAGGTTCGGTCTGCAAACACTTCCTCTGCTACACGCAATCCTACCTTTTTCCCCATTTTCACGAGTTGACCACCAGATAAACCGAATAAAATGAGACTCGGATTGATATCATACACAGCTTGTGCAATAACATGTGCCATTTCTTTATCTTGACTTGCCATATTAAATAAAGCACCATGCGGTTTCACGTGATTGATTTCGTTATTATATAAGTGAGCAAAGGTCTGTACAGCTCCAACTTGATAGATTATAAGGTTATATAATTCATCCGAACTTACGGTCATCGGTCTACGTCCAAAGCCGATTAGATCCTGCAGACCTGGGTGTGCTCCCAATCCGACCTTGTTTTCGATTGCTTGTTTTACCGTATGATGAATGACATTATGATCACCAGCGTGGTAACCACAGGCAATATTAGCGGAAGATATGTATTGCATTATTAAATCATCCTGCCCAATTTTATAAGCACCGTAGCTTTCTCCTAGATCCGTATTTAAATCGATATAATTTGTCATCTAAAACCTCTCCCCTAATGAATGTGCTTATTTCTCCTGTAACGTCTCGGTATGAGGGGTGAAACTTCCATTTTGCAC
Proteins encoded:
- a CDS encoding putative hydro-lyase, which codes for MNEDVEQVRKSIRMGEWSKPTTGLASGYTQANLVILPKKYAFDFLLFCVRNPKSCPLLEVTDAGSPTPSKIAAGADLRTDVPKYRIYQNGKMVKEETDISSYWRDDFVSFLIGCSFTFEKALQDNGIPLRYIEEERNVSMYRTNIPCESSGIFNGPMVVSMRPMKPAEAIRAVQITSRFPSVHGAPVHIGDPDAIGITDLGKPDYGDAVTIHEGEVPVFWACGVTPQAVVMDSKPDIVITHAPGHMLITDMTEEEQAVL
- a CDS encoding 5-oxoprolinase subunit C family protein, producing MVNTVFEVIKPGLATSVQDLGRTGFQQYGVVVSGAMDDFALQVGNSLVGNPRAAAGLEIVIMGPELRIIKDTVLAICGADLSPKLDGLEIPLWTSIFVKAGQTLQFGQSKDGGYAYITVAGGVDTPIVMGSRATYTKAELGGFHGRNLQKGDRLNSGNYLEASLKRRSGLSLSPGMIPNYKADGKIRVVLGPDHKAFDEQSTQTFLSESYQVTTKSDRMGYRLTGPKLSHVFGADIISDAVFPGTIQVPANGEPIILLADRQTTGGYTRIATVISIDLPHVVQSLPGTKIQFAAISVEEAQALYVQQEKLLRILSVGAYK
- a CDS encoding LamB/YcsF family protein translates to MTNYIDLNTDLGESYGAYKIGQDDLIMQYISSANIACGYHAGDHNVIHHTVKQAIENKVGLGAHPGLQDLIGFGRRPMTVSSDELYNLIIYQVGAVQTFAHLYNNEINHVKPHGALFNMASQDKEMAHVIAQAVYDINPSLILFGLSGGQLVKMGKKVGLRVAEEVFADRTYQPDGSLTTRTEANAMIEDPGEAVSRVIRMVTEGKVETVDGSDIPIKADTVCVHGDEDKSLEFVKQLRDGLRKQGIEIRRVGT